The Psychrobacter arenosus region CCCAACGTTTAGAGACTTTAGCGATTCATGCCGGTTATACGGTTGAGCCAACCACTAAAGCCGTTGCAGTCCCTATTTATCACACCAGCTCTTATGCCTTTGATGACACTCAGCATGGTGCTGATTTATTTGACTTAAAAGTTGCTGGTAATATCTATACTCGTATTATGAACCCAACCAACGCAGTATTAGAAGAGCGGGTAGCGGCGTTAGAAGGCGGTATCGGCGCCCTAGCAGTAGCATCAGGTATGGCGGCCATCACTTATACGGTACAGACCATTTGTGAAGTGGGCGATAACATCATCGCTACCTCAACGCTGTATGGCGGCACTTATAACTTTTTCGCCCATGCTCTACCGCGTCAAGGCGTAGAAGTGCGGTTCTTCGATCATAATAATCCAGACTCTATCAAAGACTTAATCGATGATAAAACCAAGATGGTCTTCGCTGAAAGTATTGGTAACCCGCTAGGCAATATCGTAGATATCCAAGCGATTGCAGATATCGCCCATGCCGCTGGTATTCCATTAGTCATTGATAATACGGTAGCCACGCCAGTGCTATGCCGAGCTTTCGATTATGGTGCAGATATTATCATCCATTCTTTAACGAAATATATGAGCGGTACGGGCACTTCTATCGGTGGTGCTATCGTCGATAGTGGTCGTTTTCCTTGGGGCGATTACCCTGAGCGTTTCCCTATTTTAAACCAGCCTGATGCCAGCTATCATGGTGTCAACTTTGTCAAAGACGTGGGCGCGGCTGCCTTTATTGCCCGCGCTCGCGTAGCCCCACTACGTAATATGGGTGCTGCTCTTAGCCCATTGAATGCCTTTGGTATCTTACAAGGTATGGAGACTTTAAGCCTGCGTATGGAGCGTCATGTGCAAAACGCTCAAGCTGTCGCTGAATACTTAAATGACCATGATAAAGTCGCTTGGGTTAAATACGCCGGACTGTCGGACCATCCTGATTATGAGTTGGCGAAAAAGTATATGAAAGGCACGCCTTCAGCAATCCTAACCTTTGGGGTGAAAGGCGGTCGTGAGGCGGGTGCGCGCTTTATCGATGCCTTGAATCTAGTGACCCGTTTGGTCAATATCGGCGATGCGAAATCATTAGCTTGCCATCCAGCGACCACCACTCACCGTCAGTTAAATGAAGAAGAGTTGGCTACGGCTGGCGTTAGCGCTGATATGGTGCGTCTATCAATTGGTATCGAGCATATCGAAGATATCAAAGCGGACTTAGCACAAGCGCTTGCTAAGGCGTAAAACGTTTAAATAAATAGTTGATAGACCATAAAAAACCTCGGCTTATTTTAAGTCGGGGTTTTTTCTAGATTAAGATAGCGCTAAACATAGCCTTGGCAATGGCAATGGCAATAAATAGGCTACACCGCTAAAATATTACGAGCGATATCTTTATATTGTGATGCTTCAAGACGAGGTCCCATCTGCTGAATCACTTGACTGGCTACGGCGCTGGCTAGACGTCCACACTCTGGCAGAGTATATTTCTGCGACATCGCATACAGGAACGCGCCCGCATAGTTATCTCCCGCACCATTGGTATCAATCACCTCAGTAACGTTTGGCGTTGCGACTTCGATGAGCTCTACCGTGCCGTCATTGATAGTGGCAATAACCGCGCCATTAGCACCATCAGTGACGACGGCCGTTTGACAGACACTGGTCAAAGCACGCGCGGCTGACTTTAATTGTTTTTTACCAGTGAAGAGCTTGGCTTCTTCGCTGTTACAAAAGATAACCGCCACACCGTTACCAATCATTTGATCCAAGCCTTCTTTGGCAAATTTCACTACCGCAGGGTCGGCAAAGCTAACGGCGATTTTCACATCGTTAATACCGG contains the following coding sequences:
- a CDS encoding O-acetylhomoserine aminocarboxypropyltransferase/cysteine synthase family protein, encoding MSEQTPENTQRLETLAIHAGYTVEPTTKAVAVPIYHTSSYAFDDTQHGADLFDLKVAGNIYTRIMNPTNAVLEERVAALEGGIGALAVASGMAAITYTVQTICEVGDNIIATSTLYGGTYNFFAHALPRQGVEVRFFDHNNPDSIKDLIDDKTKMVFAESIGNPLGNIVDIQAIADIAHAAGIPLVIDNTVATPVLCRAFDYGADIIIHSLTKYMSGTGTSIGGAIVDSGRFPWGDYPERFPILNQPDASYHGVNFVKDVGAAAFIARARVAPLRNMGAALSPLNAFGILQGMETLSLRMERHVQNAQAVAEYLNDHDKVAWVKYAGLSDHPDYELAKKYMKGTPSAILTFGVKGGREAGARFIDALNLVTRLVNIGDAKSLACHPATTTHRQLNEEELATAGVSADMVRLSIGIEHIEDIKADLAQALAKA